The Anabaena sp. WA102 genome contains a region encoding:
- the sppA gene encoding signal peptide peptidase SppA: MTNFLKQTLASLIGSLLGLTIFSGVSTLGFLLILIAVASSQSSAPTVKDKSVLVLDLSMKITDSEPNSSQLLQKTFSGVEENNITLRKVVETLDKAGRDQKIVGIYIDGTNANSAVGYASLKEIRQALEKFRKTGKKIIAYSTDWSEKEYYLSSVANQVIVNPMGAMEMNGLSSQPMFLAGAFEKYGVGVQIVRVGKFKGAVEPLILNKLSPENREQTQKLLDDVWGEWRKSVGASRNILPQKLQAIANSQSILEATEAKSNSLVDTIAYEDQVFTDLKKLTGNSEKDQTFTKISLADYAEVPGKSSNSDHKIAIVYAEGEIVNGSGDEGQIGGDNFAKIFSKIRQNDQIKAVVLRINSPGGSATAAEIMQREIKLTRQIKPVIVSMGDVAASGGYWIASDSNRIFAQANTITGSIGVFGVLFNGQKLGNNNGITWDSVKTAQYADQQTISRPKSPQELAVYQRSVDRIYNLFLQKVSQGRKIPTAKVAEIAQGRVWSGTAAKQIGLVDEIGGLNVAIEYAAKQAKLGTDWEIQEYPRSTTFAEKLFGKKLDQTKAKLGIEKTQTKNSNPLINELEKFQQEIKTLQTMNDPQGIYTRLPINFKIE, from the coding sequence ATGACTAATTTTCTTAAACAAACCCTAGCAAGTTTAATTGGTAGTTTACTAGGACTGACAATTTTTTCTGGAGTCAGCACACTGGGATTCTTATTAATATTAATTGCGGTTGCTAGTTCTCAAAGTTCAGCCCCAACAGTCAAAGATAAGTCAGTTTTAGTTTTGGACTTGTCTATGAAAATCACCGATAGTGAACCTAATTCCAGCCAACTTTTGCAAAAAACTTTTAGCGGGGTTGAAGAAAATAACATCACACTTCGCAAAGTTGTAGAAACCTTAGATAAAGCCGGACGTGATCAAAAAATTGTAGGTATTTATATAGATGGAACTAATGCTAATAGTGCAGTTGGTTATGCTTCCTTGAAAGAAATCCGTCAAGCATTAGAAAAATTCCGCAAAACCGGCAAAAAAATTATTGCCTATAGTACAGATTGGAGTGAAAAAGAATATTATCTAAGTTCCGTAGCCAATCAAGTTATAGTTAATCCTATGGGAGCAATGGAAATGAACGGTTTAAGTTCACAACCAATGTTCTTAGCGGGAGCATTTGAAAAATACGGCGTTGGTGTGCAGATTGTGCGGGTAGGTAAATTTAAGGGTGCAGTAGAACCGTTAATCCTCAATAAACTCAGCCCAGAGAACCGGGAACAAACTCAGAAATTGTTAGATGATGTGTGGGGAGAGTGGCGGAAGTCTGTAGGTGCAAGCAGAAACATTCTACCGCAGAAATTGCAAGCGATCGCTAATAGTCAATCAATTTTAGAAGCCACAGAAGCTAAATCTAATAGTCTAGTGGATACGATTGCTTATGAAGATCAAGTATTCACCGACTTAAAAAAATTAACTGGTAACAGTGAAAAAGATCAAACATTCACAAAAATCAGCTTGGCTGATTATGCCGAAGTTCCCGGAAAATCCTCAAATTCAGATCATAAAATTGCCATTGTTTATGCAGAAGGAGAAATAGTTAACGGTAGCGGTGACGAAGGACAAATTGGCGGTGATAACTTTGCAAAAATATTCTCAAAAATTCGCCAAAATGATCAAATCAAAGCAGTAGTTTTAAGAATTAATAGCCCTGGTGGTAGTGCTACCGCAGCCGAAATCATGCAGCGAGAAATCAAATTAACTCGTCAAATCAAACCCGTCATCGTTTCTATGGGAGATGTAGCTGCTTCTGGTGGTTATTGGATTGCAAGTGATTCCAACCGCATTTTTGCCCAAGCTAATACCATTACAGGTTCTATAGGTGTCTTTGGCGTATTATTTAATGGTCAAAAACTAGGCAATAATAATGGCATAACTTGGGATAGCGTAAAAACGGCTCAGTATGCAGATCAACAAACCATTTCCCGTCCTAAATCACCTCAAGAATTAGCAGTTTATCAACGCAGTGTTGACCGCATTTATAATCTATTCTTGCAGAAAGTTTCCCAAGGACGGAAAATTCCCACTGCAAAAGTAGCAGAAATCGCCCAAGGACGAGTTTGGTCAGGAACAGCAGCCAAACAAATCGGTCTAGTTGATGAAATTGGTGGTTTAAATGTAGCCATTGAATATGCAGCTAAACAAGCGAAATTAGGAACTGATTGGGAAATACAAGAATATCCGCGAAGTACAACCTTTGCAGAAAAGTTATTCGGTAAAAAATTAGATCAAACAAAAGCCAAATTAGGCATAGAAAAAACCCAAACTAAAAACTCAAACCCCTTAATAAATGAACTAGAAAAATTCCAACAGGAAATCAAAACCTTGCAAACAATGAATGATCCTCAAGGGATTTATACTCGTTTACCAATTAACTTTAAAATTGAATAA
- the fni gene encoding type 2 isopentenyl-diphosphate Delta-isomerase — MNHPINTSAQTQNRKADHIRICLEDNVQSPAITTGLEKYRFTHTCLPEIDGKDIDVSTTFLGKHLHAPLLISSMTGGTEQAGIINRRLAEVAQEYKLAMGVGSVRVAVEKPQVADTFAIRKYAPDILLFANLGAVQLNYEYGIDECLRIVDLVEADALILHINPLQEFIQPRGDTNFYGLLDKISDLCNDLPVPVIAKEVGNGISATMAEKLIAVGVQAIDVAGAGGTSWAMVESERAETSLQRRLGQTFGDWGIPTADCIASIREHDPDIPLIASGGLRNGLDVAKAIALGADIAGLAMPFLKAAAVSEAAVVELTEVLIAEITTVLFCTANSNLYKLKQSQSLQRTTDH; from the coding sequence GTGAACCATCCTATCAACACCTCAGCCCAAACCCAAAATCGCAAAGCAGATCATATTCGCATCTGTTTAGAAGATAATGTCCAATCTCCAGCAATTACCACTGGTTTAGAAAAATATCGCTTTACTCATACTTGTTTACCGGAAATTGATGGTAAAGATATTGATGTGAGTACGACATTTTTGGGAAAACATCTCCATGCACCTTTGTTAATTTCTTCCATGACGGGAGGTACAGAACAAGCGGGAATTATTAACCGTCGTTTGGCTGAAGTTGCCCAAGAATACAAATTAGCAATGGGTGTAGGATCTGTAAGAGTAGCAGTGGAAAAACCTCAAGTTGCGGATACTTTTGCCATTCGTAAATATGCGCCGGATATTCTCCTCTTTGCCAATTTAGGCGCGGTACAGCTTAATTATGAATATGGTATTGATGAATGTTTACGAATTGTTGATCTGGTCGAAGCTGATGCTTTGATTTTACATATTAACCCTTTGCAGGAATTCATTCAACCCAGGGGTGATACTAATTTTTATGGATTGCTTGACAAAATATCTGACTTGTGTAACGATTTGCCAGTTCCCGTAATTGCCAAAGAAGTAGGTAATGGAATTTCCGCAACTATGGCAGAAAAACTGATAGCTGTGGGAGTGCAAGCTATTGATGTGGCTGGTGCTGGTGGTACGTCTTGGGCGATGGTTGAAAGTGAACGGGCAGAAACCTCCTTACAGCGGCGTTTGGGGCAAACATTTGGGGACTGGGGGATACCCACAGCCGATTGTATTGCCAGTATTCGGGAGCATGATCCCGATATTCCCTTAATTGCTTCTGGGGGCTTACGCAATGGTTTAGATGTGGCTAAAGCGATCGCTCTAGGGGCTGATATTGCTGGTTTAGCAATGCCCTTTCTCAAAGCAGCGGCAGTATCGGAAGCGGCTGTAGTAGAATTAACAGAGGTTTTAATTGCCGAAATCACCACCGTATTATTTTGCACTGCCAATAGCAACCTGTATAAATTAAAGCAATCTCAGAGTTTACAACGAACAACTGACCACTGA
- the purE gene encoding 5-(carboxyamino)imidazole ribonucleotide mutase, whose product MSLEVGIIMGSDSDLPTMKDAIAICEEFGIVVEVAIVSAHRTPERMVEYAKTAHQRGIKVIIAGAGGAAHLPGMVASLTPLPVIGVPVATRNLQGVDSLYSIVQMPAGIPVATVAIGNSKNAGLLAVQILATHQPELLEKVQVYRQSLCNMVMEKQAKLDQIGYEKYLQQQ is encoded by the coding sequence ATGAGTCTCGAAGTTGGTATTATCATGGGTAGTGATTCCGATTTGCCTACAATGAAGGATGCGATCGCTATTTGTGAAGAATTTGGTATTGTAGTTGAAGTTGCCATTGTCTCTGCCCATCGTACCCCAGAACGGATGGTTGAGTATGCTAAAACTGCACATCAACGCGGTATCAAGGTAATTATCGCTGGTGCTGGTGGTGCGGCACATCTCCCTGGTATGGTAGCATCTTTAACTCCTTTACCTGTGATTGGTGTTCCCGTCGCTACTCGGAATTTACAAGGTGTGGATTCTTTATATTCTATAGTGCAAATGCCAGCAGGAATACCTGTTGCTACTGTCGCTATTGGGAATTCTAAAAACGCTGGACTTTTAGCTGTACAAATTCTTGCTACTCACCAACCAGAATTACTCGAAAAAGTGCAAGTTTATCGGCAAAGTCTTTGTAATATGGTCATGGAAAAGCAAGCTAAACTAGACCAGATTGGATATGAAAAATATTTACAACAACAATAG
- the nagA gene encoding N-acetylglucosamine-6-phosphate deacetylase translates to MLANVDIINVRIPGYQDLQRILVNQAGIIEEIMPMNTAWEKVVPQNLQILDVAGDWISLGGVDLQINGGLGLAFPELTADNSFMLPKISSFLWEAGVDGYLPTLVTTSIENIQRSLAILANYTPNSPTSAQILGVHLEGPFLNYYKRGAHPAEYLLPLTIDQVKRVLGDYAHIVKVITLAPELDTTGKVIPYLGSLGITVSLGHSQATATEAQQAFTQGATMITHAFNAMPPLHHREPGLLGAAMNNPDVFCGFIADGQHVTPMILKILLRASERLFIVSDALAPLGLPDGIYPWDTRQIEVINGTARLQDGTLSGTTLPLLTGVQNLVKWGICDLETAVSLATDAPRQAINLPKFAAQQPAHLLRWKWDEVGKELTWKRLTVANSFTPDS, encoded by the coding sequence ATGCTGGCAAATGTAGATATTATCAACGTAAGAATCCCCGGTTATCAAGATTTACAAAGAATCTTAGTTAACCAAGCAGGCATAATTGAGGAAATTATGCCCATGAACACAGCATGGGAAAAAGTTGTACCACAAAACTTACAAATTTTAGATGTAGCTGGAGACTGGATTTCTTTAGGTGGTGTGGATTTACAAATCAATGGTGGACTAGGATTAGCCTTCCCGGAATTAACAGCAGACAATTCCTTTATGCTGCCAAAAATCTCTTCATTTCTGTGGGAAGCAGGAGTTGACGGTTATTTACCCACCCTAGTGACAACCTCCATCGAAAATATTCAGCGATCGCTCGCCATTCTCGCCAATTATACCCCCAATTCTCCAACCTCCGCCCAAATTCTCGGAGTCCATTTAGAAGGTCCATTTTTAAACTACTACAAACGCGGCGCACATCCAGCCGAATATCTTCTTCCCCTCACCATAGATCAAGTTAAACGGGTCTTAGGAGATTATGCCCATATTGTCAAAGTCATCACTCTCGCACCAGAATTAGACACCACAGGTAAAGTCATCCCATATTTGGGTTCTTTGGGAATCACTGTCAGCTTAGGACATTCACAAGCCACAGCTACAGAAGCCCAACAAGCTTTTACTCAAGGCGCTACAATGATAACCCACGCCTTTAACGCCATGCCACCCCTACACCACCGTGAACCGGGCTTATTAGGCGCAGCCATGAACAATCCTGATGTATTTTGTGGTTTCATTGCCGATGGTCAGCACGTTACCCCAATGATCTTAAAAATTCTTCTGCGTGCCAGTGAAAGGTTATTTATTGTCAGTGATGCCCTTGCACCATTAGGATTACCTGACGGCATCTATCCTTGGGATACCCGACAAATAGAAGTTATCAACGGTACAGCCAGATTACAAGATGGCACTTTATCAGGAACAACCCTACCATTATTAACTGGAGTTCAAAATCTAGTGAAATGGGGAATTTGTGACCTAGAAACCGCCGTTAGCCTCGCTACAGACGCACCCAGGCAAGCTATCAACTTACCAAAATTTGCCGCCCAACAACCCGCCCACTTATTACGTTGGAAATGGGATGAGGTTGGTAAAGAACTGACATGGAAACGGTTAACTGTAGCGAACAGTTTTACTCCTGACTCCTGA